A genomic segment from Lytechinus variegatus isolate NC3 chromosome 10, Lvar_3.0, whole genome shotgun sequence encodes:
- the LOC121422700 gene encoding uncharacterized protein LOC121422700, producing the protein MSFIWVCSIPIIIIVSLSACKSLLFSKNQGQDANLKFPYPCDGSEVHLQLWHNAPFYRSTENSLQSLPQDQLQRFNVQNRNESGNCYLDLQINDLKIIDEGTYISTVYKDGQVLDDFTAIRLQVDYPPGQVTCVEDREIAADWVLVNCVADAGSLPGKIECYQGGERVPPLTSPNETESLLKQTVLIRKSEPAFCCSCTLDEYKSRCECNDTVLFQADGGRQDPCPASSQVTTRPNNHSTLMENDQIYWFPTVNSSSITYSTPIIKCNSKLYKLITLPVLSLSVLLNFLCACIMIRMKIRYLKIKNSRPKDPPEPVSTEELLS; encoded by the coding sequence atgtcattcaTTTGGGTTTGTTCCAttcccattatcatcatcgtcagcTTAAGTGCATGTAAATCTTTATTGTTTTCCAAGAACCAAGGGCAGGATGCCAACTTGAAATTTCCATATCCGTGTGATGGTTCGGAAGTCCATTTACAGCTATGGCATAATGCCCCATTTTACAGATCTACAGAGAATTCATTGCAGTCATTGCCTCAAGATCAGCTTCAAAGATTTAATGTGCAGAACAGAAATGAAAGTGGAAACTGTTATCTCGATCTACAAATAAATGACCTCAAGATAATTGATGAGGGAACATACATTTCCACAGTGTATAAGGATGGACAAGTTCTTGATGATTTCACAGCAATACGGCTTCAAGTAGATTATCCTCCTGGTCAGGTAACATGTGTTGAAGATCGTGAAATAGCTGCAGACTGGGTTTTAGTAAACTGTGTAGCTGATGCTGGAAGTCTACCAGGGAAGATTGAATGCTACCAGGGTGGTGAAAGGGTGCCTCCCCTGACTAGCCCTAATGAGACTGAGTCTTTATTGAAACAGACAGTTCTTATCAGAAAATCAGAGCCAGCATTTTGCTGTTCTTGCACATTGGATGAATACAAATCAAGATGTGAATGTAATGATACTGTTCTATTTCAAGCTGATGGTGGTAGACAAGACCCTTGCCCTGCCTCATCCCAAGTAACAACTAGGCCTAATAATCATTCTACTCTCATGGaaaatgatcaaatttattGGTTCCCCACTGTAAATTCTTCCTCTATAACTTATTCCACTCCAATAATAAAATGCAACAGCAAACTTTATAAGTTGATCACTCTGCCAGTCTTAAGTCTATCGGTTTTACTGAATTTCCTGTGTGCTTGCATTATGATCAGAATGAAGATCCGATATTTGAAGATTAAGAATAGTAGGCCCAAAGATCCACCTGAACCTGTTTCTACTGAAGAACTTCTCAGTTAG